One window of the Arthrobacter sp. zg-Y919 genome contains the following:
- a CDS encoding alkene reductase, translated as MTAGSFELSNRLVMAPLTRQRAGRDGIPGPMMVEHYSQRASLGLIVSEGTYPCRQGQGFPGQPGLVDPEQLEGWRKVTDAVHDAGGRIVAQVMHAGRVTHPNINGGQDLVAPSAIAVDGMSHTYDGKQTYTVPRALETAELASATADFVRASRAAVDAGFDGVELHGANGYLLHEFLSPATNQRTDNYGGSPENRARFVIETITAVAAEIGADRVGLRISPEHNVQDCLEMDAEDVLATYGALLDAVAPLGLAYLSILHRDPAGDLVQALRTRFGGKVLLNTGFGPLTTREEALAIMDDGLGDGVVVGRPAIANPDLVRRWQEDLPLNTPDAATFYSFGPEGYTDYPFYAPEAASQN; from the coding sequence ATGACCGCCGGCAGCTTTGAGCTGTCCAACCGCCTTGTGATGGCTCCCCTGACCCGCCAGCGCGCCGGACGCGACGGAATTCCCGGGCCGATGATGGTTGAGCACTACAGCCAGCGCGCGTCCCTGGGCCTCATTGTCAGCGAGGGCACCTACCCCTGCCGCCAGGGCCAGGGCTTCCCCGGCCAGCCCGGCCTGGTCGATCCCGAGCAGTTGGAAGGCTGGCGGAAGGTCACCGACGCCGTGCACGACGCCGGCGGACGGATCGTTGCACAGGTCATGCACGCGGGCCGGGTGACGCACCCGAACATCAACGGCGGCCAGGACCTGGTGGCACCGAGCGCCATCGCGGTGGACGGTATGTCGCATACCTACGACGGCAAGCAGACCTACACGGTGCCCCGCGCACTGGAAACCGCGGAACTGGCTTCGGCCACCGCGGACTTTGTGCGCGCCTCCCGGGCAGCTGTCGACGCCGGGTTCGACGGCGTGGAACTGCACGGTGCCAACGGCTACCTCCTGCACGAGTTCCTCTCCCCGGCGACGAACCAGCGCACGGACAACTACGGCGGCAGCCCGGAGAACCGCGCCAGGTTCGTCATTGAAACGATTACCGCTGTGGCCGCCGAGATCGGTGCCGACCGCGTTGGCCTGCGCATCTCGCCCGAGCACAACGTCCAGGACTGCCTCGAAATGGATGCGGAGGACGTGCTTGCCACCTACGGCGCCCTCCTCGATGCCGTGGCTCCCCTGGGCCTCGCGTACCTGAGCATCCTGCACCGCGATCCGGCCGGCGATCTGGTCCAGGCCCTGCGCACCCGCTTCGGCGGCAAGGTGCTGCTGAACACCGGCTTCGGTCCCCTCACCACCCGTGAGGAAGCCCTGGCCATCATGGACGACGGACTTGGAGACGGCGTCGTCGTTGGCCGGCCGGCCATCGCCAACCCGGACCTGGTGCGCCGCTGGCAGGAAGACCTGCCGCTGAACACGCCGGACGCCGCGACGTTCTACTCGTTCGGGCCCGAAGGCTACACGGACTACCCGTTCTACGCTCCTGAAGCCGCGTCGCAGAACTAG